The stretch of DNA TCTCGTTGGCATTGATGAAGTCAATCGCTTCTTGCAAATCAGTGTATTCATTGACGGGCAAAATGGGGCCAAAAATTTCTTCTTCCATCAATTTGGACTTCAATGGTACGTCCGTTACCACCGTTGGGTCCATATAATTGGTGGCAATATTGGATTTCCCGCCATACGCTATGTTTGCCCCTTTTTCTACCGAATCCTCCAAATAAGAGCGAACTCTCTCAAAGTGTTTGCCATTGACAATGCGGTTGTAAGCGTCAGATGTCGAAGCATCGTCGCCATAAAATTCCTTTAATTTTTTACCCACCAAATCCACAAATTCATCCTTTTTGGATTTGTGGACAAACACATAATCGGGCGCAATACATATTTGACCATTGTTGAGGAATTTTCCCCATGCAATACGGGCAGCAGCTTGCTCCAAATTGGCGGTTTCGTCCACGATTGTAGGCGATTTCCCCCCCAATTCAAGTGTTACGGAGGTCAAATTTTTGGCAGCAGCTTTCATCACAATTTTGCCGATACTCGGTGCGCCTGTGAAAAAGATGTGGTTGAAGGGCAGTTCCAACAGTTCGGTCGAAGTCTCTACGCCTCCTTCAACGACTACAATCTCGTTGGAAGGGAAAAGCGTTTCGATGATTTTTTTCATCACTGCCGAAGTATGTGGCGTATATTCTGAAGGTTTAATCATGACGGTGTTGCCTGCTGCAATGGCAGAAACAAGAGGCCCGAAGGTGAGGTTGAGCGGAAAGTTCCACGGCGAAATAATCAAACATACGCCTTTGGGTTCGTAGTGAATCCACGAGGAAGAACCCATCATGGACATCGGCGTGCTGACCTTTTCTTTGCTCATCCATTTTTTCAGATGGCTTTTGGCGTGCTTGATTTCGGTGGTAACGACATAGATTTCGGTTAAATCTACTTCCGAAGGATGCTTCTTAAAGTCTTTATACATAGCCTCTCTAAGTGCTTCTCGATAGGTGGTTTCTACCGCAACATGTAGCTTGTCCAGTTTGTGGATGCGCTCTTTTGCAGTTGTGTTTCCAACTTTGTATTGGTTTTCTTTATGAGAATCAAAAAGTTGCTGAATGTTCGTAGTATTTGCTTTCGACATTGTGAGTTCCATAGTACCGATGATTTATGTTTTGTAGAGGAGGAATTATTGCTCTTGTATTCTAAGGAAAAATTGGGTAAATAGTTCACTTGCAAGACGGAAATTTGTAGCAGCGTCTTTTCCTCAAATCCACACTGCAAAAATCTCCTTATCTTCATACCTAATCCATTCCTTGCGCCAAGTTTTGGCGGTACGGTACTCGAAAATCACCAAAAAGCCTTTTGTTTGGTTTTGAAGGTCGAGGTAGTCCGCCAACTGTTTTACTCCTTCTTCATGCAGTTGAGGTCCATTCCACCGCTTCAATTCTGCAATGTATTGGCGTTGGAAAAAGGTAATGACCACATCCAAGCGTTTCTCTTGTGAGATTTGGGGTTCTTTGAAGGTGTAGCCACTGCCATTCACAATCGGACGGATAAATGCCAAAAATATCAACCGCCATTCTCGCTCCAAAAAATCTTGGTCTTTGTCGCTGTATTCCATTTTCATAAACTCCTGAAACTTCAACAGGATTTTTTCAACATCCAAACCATTGTCGGGCAGGTAAAATTGGTTCTCAAAATTGTATTGGGCGGCTTTCTTTAATCCCACTTCCATATTGGAGGCCATGTAGTTGTAAATCAACTGTTCGTAGATTCGATTATGGATTTTGACATGCCCATTTCTTTTGAATATTCCATACAAAACTCCTTTATAGATAGTTGAATTATACTGGTTAAAAGCAATTTTATCTCCATCAATCAAAATCCTAAAGGTCAAATCGTATAAATCCTGATGGTTCTCCAAGTTCTTAATCAAGCTGTCAAAATTGGTGTTGTTCTCCAATAGCAATATCTGAACGGCTTCTTCAATATCATCCAATGTCCACAGCGTTTTCACCTCTCTTTTGGGCAGTATCTCTTCCGCCACTATTTTGCATAAACGACTCACCAAAAAGGGATAACCTGCTGTGTGATAATGCAAGCGTTCGGCAATCGC from Chitinophagales bacterium encodes:
- a CDS encoding AAA family ATPase, with translation MKKKFNVTGICYPEQHYMMDNNNKLSEVMELIEFGEYFTINRPRQYGKTTTLHFLTEKLETSEMYFPIALNFQGIDSEWFESDTSFAQMIANQLSMVLKVTAPNLSAFLQDKKDIQKMDELSDIITELAHQMPKKMVLLIDEVDASSNYNAFLSFLGMLRTKYLSRTKSYHYTFHSVVLAGVHDIKSLKYKLHNPEDAQYNSPWNIAIDFKVDMSFNPQEIAPMLEQYSEAEGATMDIAAIAERLHYHTAGYPFLVSRLCKIVAEEILPKREVKTLWTLDDIEEAVQILLLENNTNFDSLIKNLENHQDLYDLTFRILIDGDKIAFNQYNSTIYKGVLYGIFKRNGHVKIHNRIYEQLIYNYMASNMEVGLKKAAQYNFENQFYLPDNGLDVEKILLKFQEFMKMEYSDKDQDFLEREWRLIFLAFIRPIVNGSGYTFKEPQISQEKRLDVVITFFQRQYIAELKRWNGPQLHEEGVKQLADYLDLQNQTKGFLVIFEYRTAKTWRKEWIRYEDKEIFAVWI
- a CDS encoding aldehyde dehydrogenase family protein, whose protein sequence is MELTMSKANTTNIQQLFDSHKENQYKVGNTTAKERIHKLDKLHVAVETTYREALREAMYKDFKKHPSEVDLTEIYVVTTEIKHAKSHLKKWMSKEKVSTPMSMMGSSSWIHYEPKGVCLIISPWNFPLNLTFGPLVSAIAAGNTVMIKPSEYTPHTSAVMKKIIETLFPSNEIVVVEGGVETSTELLELPFNHIFFTGAPSIGKIVMKAAAKNLTSVTLELGGKSPTIVDETANLEQAAARIAWGKFLNNGQICIAPDYVFVHKSKKDEFVDLVGKKLKEFYGDDASTSDAYNRIVNGKHFERVRSYLEDSVEKGANIAYGGKSNIATNYMDPTVVTDVPLKSKLMEEEIFGPILPVNEYTDLQEAIDFINANEKPLALYIYSKNKKNINRIMDNTRAGGTCINNNDVHFFNTHLPFGGVNNSGIGKSHGFYGFQAFSNARSVYEQKIPGALELLMPPYNNTKQKLIDLTIKWF